The sequence AGAGGATAATAGGATTGAAAGTCAAGGAAGAGAAAGCTTGCAGTAGAATATTACCATCACTCTATCACTTTTTAGGCTATTAAATAGCAtcccaagaaaaaaagttaaaacattaaAACCAAAGGAGAATCactaaaaaacagcaaacattcTGCAAAGCACAAGGTTCATATTTTCTGCTGATATGAGTCAGCATACCTACAGTGGTAGCGAGGGGGCTCTGCCCATGTAGGGATGTTTGAATTTTGGTTATACCACTGCAGtgccgggaggggagggaaggaaagggttAAGACAAGAGACTTCTTTTCAGGTCCCATTTATGcagatttattctttattaaacaaaatcattttgctcGTCTCTGAGTTGCACCAGGCTGTCAAATGTCTTTCATCCACATCAGCCCAGCTACGAAACAGCTCCCATTTGGCAAATGAATCATGTTCAGCTGGGTATGAAAGGAGATCGATAAACCCAAGGTGGATTCACAGTCAGCTTTGCCAACAAAacgcctgctgctgccttaaaaaaaaaaaaaaaaaaaaaaaaaaaaaggaggaaagagataCAGCTCCTTGTATATCTACCTCATAATGGTCTCCTCATCCGTTGCTTCCTCATTTTAAGACCATGAATTCTCAGATTTATACTGCTTGGGGTGCTCCTGGGCTTGAGAACACTCAagagatgaaatatttaatagatGTCCTAATTCATTGTTGTCTTCCACAGGCATTTCATTTAGTGCTTTCTCCTCTGTGCACCGGCAGTTTCAAGCCCCTGTGAAGCACTCGATTACATAACTCGGAGCGCGTTACGTGACGAGGCCATTACTTGAGCGCTTTCTGTCCCAGAGCACGCGCTGCTGGAAGCTCAGCTAATGCACAGGGACCAAGAGGGCAAACCAGGCCTGAAGATGGGAGAAGGAATAAACCACAGCTGCAACAGTAAACAAAAACGTGTGAATTTGCTGGCCTTCCCCTTCAAGCAATGGTTAAGGGCCCAGTGCTCTTTGGCCATCCCACAAAGAACGAGAAACTACATTTTGTAATTTCAAGTCTTTTTGcattcttctgtttaaaaggGAGCTACCAAGACGGCTCATCTGTTTCTGGTCACATCGGGGTGCTTGGTGCTCACCAGCAATGAGATTTCACGAAAGTCATGCCCCTTTGCATGAGCCTCTGCCCCCCTTTCCGATTTGGGGGCAGGGGTGGGTAATTTAACTCTCCTAAGCTGCAGAGCAAAGGTCTCCCCTTTCACAGATGTTGGCTACGCAACCTGTTCTCGAGGGATTGTTCCGTACCGTGGCAGCTGAAAAGCCATCTTGGCCATCAATATCAATTTTTAATAAGGCTTTGAAAACCAGGAAAGctgcagagggttggagaaacGCCAGTCCCGTAccaatattttcaaagtataaGTAATCAAATCATAAGCCTGTTATTGTGTCATCAACCCTGGGAAAAACAATGGAACGAGTTTGGTTTTAAAAGAGACGGTGCTGACACAATTTACTAAAAGCTCTGCAGTGCTTCGCACTTGGTTACTGCCTGACACGTCGATTTGGGAACTAAACTGATTCTGAAGCAACGTGACACAGTAAAGAGATTAAAAGCTGGCTAACTAGTAGGTCCTATAATACAACTGCAAATTAGAAATCAATGATCTTGTATATTTTCATTCAGTCTGTACAGGATGTGTTCGCACATCTGAACTATTTAATCTTAATTAGCAGTCACAAAAAAAGCCCAAATTCTAAGTAATGTCCCAGCTCATGCAGGCTTTGATGAGTAAACAACGAAAACAAGGAAAACTCCTCCACAGATGACGATAAGGATCAATATGAATTCAGGGCAAAAGCAGGGCCTTTTCAGAGAGCTGCAAGGACAGAGAAGTTTTCTGGAGACTCCTGGTGTTATTCATGGCCTTGCTCTGGCATAAGATACCTGGATATGTCATACAGAAGAATgagactggaggaaaaaaagaagctattAGAATATCACCATCTTTTTAACTGTGCAAACTGGGTGGCAGAGATATCAAAATTGGGGGACAccatgaatttaaaataaaaaaaaaaaattaataataaaaataaataaataaaacaaatagaacTTTACCATTCATTAGAAATCCAAAATATAGAGAGCATCAAAGACTCAACATGCTGGCTAACTTCAGCAAGTATCTTTGCTTTCATCTGCAAAAGAACTTCGACAGCTCCGAAGGCAAGTCTCTGAAGCATAGTTTGAACAGCTCAAATTTGggatgaaatgcaaaataattcagGAAGGACCTCCCTATTTGTGAGACAGAACAGAATACATTGACGCTTCGATTTGCAGAACAAGGCATCTTCTCAGGCTGCCATGACCAGAAGTGGTTACCACTTACCACTGGCAACCAGCTCCTGTGGATGCAATTGCTAGCATTTTCGATTTAGGTGATCTTAGAGGCAAATTGTTGATTTTAATTCTCAGGATCTTTTAAGTCTTGCAGTGGATCGACATAATCCTTGAAAGAAGATCAACGCAGTTCAtcgtattttctttttatctgccCCCAGCAAAACCAGTACCTTCTGACAATTACCTTAGTTTGAAAATTACACATTGCcatacacacacagaagaaATCCCCTGAAAACATGCTCTGCTCTTATCATTAGAGATTTCAGGGACTTCTAGAATTGGTATCCAAAGACTAGCACGTTCTGGCACGCCTTCTGCCAGGCAAGCCCTGCTCTGACCAGAAGCAAAGGAGAGGACTCTCCCGAGGCCCAGGTGATCCTGGACAGCCCGTGTCCTTCAGGGACTGCTCTCCCAGGACCTCAGTCCGGCCAGGCCATTCACATCGCCCCGACCTCCAggcgtgctgctgctcagcataCCTTTGCCACAGACACCGGCACCTGCTTCCACCCCGACGGACCGCAGTGACCTTCTCACGTTGCCCCGTGGGAGGCAAGTGGACAACTTCAGGCAGGTCAGAAGGCCCAAAAAAGCACAACCTTTTAAGTGCCAGCcgaaaaacattttaaatctgtAGTTTAGTTTCAGAACCAAGTGACTGGAAGTTTCAGCAGctgtcatttgcttttcattccaAATATAAATGCAGAGCTAGCCAGATCCCCTTGCCAAACACAAGacactgcagcaggctgcgAATGTGCCTATTCCTCACAACCCTGTGAAGAGATCACAAGCTACGACTGCTGCATTTCTCCCGTTTCTCTTTAATGAGGTAGAAGCACTGGAGCATATAACATACATATGCAGGGCTTTGAAGAGAAATACAAGGTCGAGTTTGCCACTACACTGTAATAGGTCCTGTAATTTAGATTTATGCCTAACACATCCAAGGCTATAATTAACGTTCTTGTTCTAGGCAAACATACTGCGGAGAGATGAGGTCCTACAGCAGCAAAGTAAATCTGTGCTACAGGAACTGACCTAGGAGCAGTAAATCTGTGAGCAGTATATTTTTGTCCTTCATCTCCGTCTCTTCCCAGCCATCAATCTCTTCCCCCAGCAAACACGGTGGCATTAAAGCAATGCAGGTGGCAACCTGCCTGCTGTCAGACAGAATAGCGAGTTCCCTCCACCTTAGCTGTCGGAGCTGGGCTCGAGAACAAAGGCAGAACGAGGAGATGGCGCTCTGATTTTTAGCATTTGTGTACGTGTCCATTACAGCTGTTGAATTTGCACAGAGCTTTAGTGAAATTCTACATTCTTACACATCTGACCAAATTTCTACATCAGCCCAAACCAGAGACTGCTTATCTTAGAGACAGTTCAAACACACAATCCTCTTTTCATTCCAGGGAAACCATCATCTTTAAACACATAgctttaacatatatatatatatatatttttgttgatAATTCTGAAGGGTGCCTCTTTCTAACAGCACAACTGAGTAACACTTAAAAATCAAGTTCAAATCCTACTATTCCTtacggctttttttttcttccagtcttgCATTGGTTCAGAAAACCTTTTAACAGCATATTGCAGTCTGACTAGAGCACTGAAAATGTTTGAGCAGCTGCAGAGATGGCTAGTTGAAAGTTTCTCTCtagcacatttttatttgctaagAAAAGCAGGGTACCATAAATCTCTTTGCTCCGTTGAGTAATTGTGTCCAGGAGAAAGCATGTAAtcaaaattaacataaaaatgaaacagcaggaGGCAGTTCCTCCGAGGCCTACCCAGCCAGGATTTTTTGTGAGCATCGCTTTGTTGATATTCAGGGTTGATGCAAGAGAAGATAAACTGCCTAAACTGAAACTACAAGGAACATGTTACCATttaattcacacacacacacacacacaaaaaaaaagctgctgcatTGCACTACAAAGCGAAATGAAGTAAGACACAGAACAAGCCAAATACATGACAAGataaaaatacatgcatacGAAGTTGCATTAGCACAGCTCGATATATACAGAGACCAAAAGCACTTGCTTATTAGGAAATTAGTTTAATAAGCTTTATAGACTCTTTCAATACATACCGGTCTATTGCAGTTTAATCCCAAATACATGCAAAAGAACGCCTCGCAATTTTCTTCCCGTTAGaaggcaaaataaaactttgacaACTTTAAAGTAGTTTCATAGATTTTGCaacagatctgaaaaaaaaaaatggtgctaaGGGCTGAAGTCCAGGGACAGTTGAAGTCagctgatacttttttttttttttaattaaatatatcaCTTGCATCTTTGGTATTATAGGGTAACCAAGCTTCTGTGCCTAACTGTAAAGGATTGGTTATTTACTCATGAAACTTGAATGACTATAATTAACTCCTCAGTAGGAGTTTGAGCTTTACGTGTAAGAAAAACACCTCCAGGTGCTTATTCAACTAGTATTGTTCGATCAAAATCAACAAcagaagcagctgtgctgctcagtTGGTGTCTAGAGCTTCCACGTGCTGTGAGAGCAGTGTCAGTCCCAACATGTCTGTACGACACTCAGTGACAGGTGAGCCCAGAAGTCATTTTCAGACCTACCAAAATTGCAAGACAATGAAAGTGCTAACAACTTAAGCTGAGTGTATTAATGAAAATGATTAAGAACTATAGATTAAGGTACGCAGAGAAAACCAGTCCCCCAAGCACCACAAGGCAGAATTACTTATATTGGGAAATCTGAAAGCATGAAGGACTCCGATCATTCTATGCAAACACAGATTATTGCTGAGGAAATGCATGTTACATATTCATAAAATATACTTTGTACGTGGCAGCAAATCAGAtgtccattaaaaataaaaccaataaaCCCAGAACATAATTCATTTCAAAGGCTTCTAATAATTTGCACTATGCAAaactttccaaatatttaacACCCAGGTTTAATACAGTATTTCCACAAAAGAGAgacatacttatttttaaacatgactAACATTGAAATGAATTCACTATGCAGGCATCTAATGGCAAAAATGAAGGAGTTGCCACAGGCAGTAACTCAGGTGACAAACATAGTACCAAACAGGATCAGAACAACACCCTAACCTGTGAATATTACTTCACCCAAGACTGTTAAGACTTCCTGATAGGTCAAGAGCTGGTCACAAGTAGGATGTGAAACCCTGTGGTTTCAGGAGTGCTACAGCAAGAAAGCTGTGCCATAACATCAGTTTTCTCCAGACTTTGTTATTGCAATTAGCAGAACAGCTTTGGCAACATcagcacagaaacagagaaCGTGTGGGAGCACACTGGTTATCATCTATCCCTTCTTACAGGCATTTGAGCACAATAAGTTGGCAGTGACCAAAATGCTGGCAGTTTCCAGCATGAACACGAGGAAAATGCTGTGCCTGCGACTCAAGTAccaatattttgtaaatatgaaGAGGTGGCTTCGAGGTAGACCTTATGTAGATGTACTTCTTCCTGTCAATTTGCCTAGTAGTTCTAGTGGTACTTCTGGTTGCAGGCACAGCCATTTTCCTCATGTTCACATTGGAAACTGCCAGCATTTGGATCAGACACTGAATTTATTAAGTGGTGAGCACAAAGAAGGGCACTAGCACTCACTGAATCTCAATATACCACCTCAAATACTGTTGTAATTAAGAAAGTATAATCAGCCTTCACATTTATGCTGTACGTAACAAATTTTGGCTGTAACTGTAATGTAAATGTTATCACTCATCTCCATTTagcaagcagaaaaggaaaacagagatcTACAATACAACTAgcacaacaaaaccaaaccaaacagcCTATGATTAAGCTTTGGTAACGCTGAGGTTTAAGCAACCGATGCTTTAGTTTTGTATCCTCAACAATTGTGTCAACCCAGTTAGGCTGCTAAATGCAACCTAAATGCTGTTAcagcagaacaacaacaacaagaagaaaaaaaaaaatacaactccAAACCCCTCACACAACTGCTCCACTTCGTTTTCAGCTATCTTGCTCTAAGGCACTGCCAACAGAAAGGCCTCACCCATGAAATatgaattatttaataaatgctAAAGTGAAGCTTTGAAAGATTACAATGCAATTATTTCAAGCAAGTTACATAGTGCCAAATTATGCAGACATATAAAGACTTTTCCCTGCCTGAACTACTATAGTTAAATTGAACATTTATAGGTATAAGACccaattcaggaaaaaaaaaaaaaggctcaaaaCTTTTCAGTTactaagttttttaaaaataaatatgaacaaaaatacATCTATCACAACTGGTAACTTTAGGCCTTAATTGATAGCAATTATTCCTGAATTACCGCATCCCacttttttcaactttttcttccctaaagAAACATCTGAGAGATGTGACagaaattagtttaaaaaaatgtcataGGTAAGCTATGAgcagaaaattttgaaataaactaATTCTGATTTACCTGTGTCTTTTAAAACTTACAAAAATCTACTTCTCAGATTTCATTATAAGCAACAGTTGAATGACTACATATAAATACAGCTCAATCTTCAGGAATGGAAGCGGATGAGCAATTTGCTTAAGttatcataattttttttctaaataatttcttcaagaGGTTTTAAAGCTTCAAAGTTTAAGAAAGTTGTGAACTGCATATTCATACAGGCAGAAAAAAGGTCTAGTCccctcagaaacagaaatacttgGAAACAAAATTTCATGGAATGTTATAATTCCTCAGTCAAGTAACCTGAGCTAGATAACCTAAGTTAGGGAATTGTTACACtggaattattattatcattattaacaTCAcagcttcttgtttttttttttttttttcagttatgaaGCCTAAATAAAACTGTCATAGGAGTCATCTGAAATtcaggtgggttttttttatcttttttttttttaaaaaaaaaaaaacagtacccCATCAAATGCTCTATACAGTGTACTTCTGCTGCCAAtaataacactgaaaaatacaaaccCTGTAGAAATACCTTGCCCGTGGGAGCCATAGTCTTATAAAGTGGCAACAGTGCCATCATTTCCTACTTGAAATAGCAAAGCCAGAAACTACTAAATACTTCTGACTGATGTTTCACCTAAAGGCCAGCCTGAACTAATTCCAGTCTCTCATCTATGTAAGCTCCTCACTCGCTCTTCCTAAAGTATGAATGACACCATATTTTTGGACAAAAACAGCTAATCATCACATTTGCAATTCAATTTGTATACTATACGTAATCCAAAGTGATTTATGGTAAAAGAGTTATCCAGCTATCAAGTTTCAGCTGCAAGATGCTCAGGCTTGCAATTGTGCTCCTCAAACTTTCAGCGCAGGAAGACACTCTTCCTAACAACTTTCAGTCCTCAGGTCATAGAAAAGAGGCAGTGATGATCTACCATCCTGTACAACCCACTTTTGAGAAGCTATTGAAGGAGTAAATGACTCATTATAGTGATCCAATTTCACTTGACTTTACACCAAGAGAACGTATTATTCCTTCAGTATTAGTCCCACAAATTAAGTATTACAAAAATCCTGCAGAAGAGGACATAAACACTCCCGATGAGCGTATTTAAGAGAGTTCTACCTGTACTTTGAGGCCCTGTGTTCTCAGGCTCTTAAAACACTAACAATTGGATTCCTGTCTACGCAGGTAACCCCGTAAGAGGAGCGTGGACATTCATCTTCGTAAAATTTAGTCTTAATCTAACTCTAAAGTAatccaaaattaatttattccttATGTAGTACCCCCAAAACACAATCAGGGTGTGCCTTTTACAATTTTAACACTATTTAAGAACAGTATAATCATTTATTGGAAATCTGTTTGCTATGCTTCATGTTGTTTGCTATTTCTACTAACAATAACTTTAGCAGACACTTGTGTTTTGCCTCGCACAGCTGGTTTCAGACAAAACACAAGGAAGTTACAGCAAAAGGACATTAGTGAGAAGGCATCAGACATGGGAAACCAAAGCTGTACTGTACAGACCAATAGTAACAAAAAACGAATGAACATTTCAGTACAAAAGGGTAGGAAATCTGTGAAAAAAGGTTTCAGTGGTAAAGTAGAGGTTCTGAACCCAACAGCAGCACTTCCTCACACTTTGGACTATCTGTGCAAAAGCAGCATTAATAAAACACCTGTATTTACACAACAGAGGTAAGGAAACAGCAGGTAAAGCTTAGTTCCTACTGTGATTGTCACAGTCCTAGCATCATCTCGCTATGGACAGGGTTTTCTGCTACTCATGGAAAAGAGTCAGGCGTAGAGTTTGTGTCTTTACGCTACTCTGCAGCCTATACTAGTGTTGACAACTTGTCAATTAAATCATCAACGGTATTCACAAGAAGTTTGGTATCTTCCTTCTCACTCATTCGATGCTGGCCAGTTTTGCGGAGGATGACATCCACATCTTTGCTCAGGATGCGATCAGCGACTTGCATAGAGATCTGCCAGGGGACATCACTATCCTTCATGCCGTGAATGAGCCGGACAGGACATATTATAGGAATGGGACCATTCAACAAACAGTGATTTTCTGCTTCCTTAATGAAGTCGTATGTCACGGAGTAATATCCTTCCTCATTATACTTTGTTGGAAACTTCCATTCacctttttcttctatttctttttgtgtctacaaaaaaaagagagcaaagtATACACGACTGATGTTATGAGCTTTTAGAGTTCctcaatttatttctgttctaaatTCACTTAAACCTTCCTCCTTGAAAGCACAAGCCTATTCAGCTTACTGAATGTAAGCTGAAGAGGATTCAAacccattttaaaacaaataaagataTTCTAACACTGAAATCTAACAGACTGCAGAACAACACGGATCTGACTTCATGCTTTATATGCCACAATCGCATTCTAGTATTCACACCAGCTCCATCCTAGAAGCACTGTATTTTGCAGACACTTCAATTAATGTACATTTTCAACTTGCCTCccctacaaacacaaaatacTGGGATACTGCAATAACTGGACAGCTCAAACAACAGAATTTCTTATATGCTTGACCGATTTTTAGATTGCACAAAAGACAACCAGCAGCTTTACCTCAATGGGAAGCCTCTTAAAGGTTGTTACAACATGGTCTGCTGCTACAGCTACTCCAACTAGAGCAGCCACTTTATCTGGGCGTGCTATCGCGGCATGAAGCATCAGCCATCCACCTAAGCTGGAGCCCACCAGAAtcttaagagagaaaaaataagatgttattttataggaaaaagcctttttttcccctttaacaAAACATCAGCTTTCATCTTGTTTAACTACTTAAACCTTGGGTATAATCCTGCTGTCCTTACCCAGGCAGAACTGCTGTCACCTCCAGTGGAAATTTTGCCTGAGTAAGCACCACAGAATCTGgaattttactatttttgtttGACATGGCTGGTTATTGCTCTCTGAGACTGAAACACTGTAAACAAAATGAGAGTTGAAACAATTCAGTATCACAAGCATGCTTAGtttccttcttaaaataaagGCACATCATAAAGGTTCAGTGCAGTGACAGAGGTCAACAAAAGCAATTcataaacaaaatgcttttaaacacTACTAGGTTTTCCCAGGTTGCAGAAGATTAGGTTTCTTACAATCATTTCTGAAGTAACTGAAGAAGCcaaatgctgcttttgctgATTTCTTAAGCTATTTTATCATACAGAGTACCTTAACTTTTAACAGTCCTGTAAACCTTTCAGTTAATGCATCAGCACTGGGACAAAGCCATGCTTCTCCATGAGGAGGGCTGTGCAGCACGGGAATGGTTCCTTGCTGCCTGTTAGTTGGAATCTTCACCACAAACCCTTCCCAAACCTCCTGGGAGAAAGCCAGGGCTGACGTAACCCATTGTCAGTGACAGCCCTGCTCCAACAGCCAGCCTCCGTGAGGTCCTGGCAACCCACCTTCCCATGATGCTGTCATCGACCTGTCTGCAAAAGAGGCCCCATGAACATGACGTTTCAAATGAATCAGCTTGGAAGTGACCAGGTGGAAGCTGTTAAAGAGGTGCTACTCTTCCCTAGACCTACTATAGCCTCTTTTTGATTATATGTCATTCCATCTCGAggaactaaaatattttatatttaaaaacaaaacataacctGTGGTCCATCTGTAAGTTCATCCAGTATACACAGAACATCTTTTCTCCACTTCCCAATTGTACACTCCTCAAAGTTACCACTTGAACTTCCACATCCTGTATAATCAAATCTGAAAAAGTAAGCATCAAAATGAAAGTCGTAGTACTGTCTACAGCAGCACAGAGGCTAAAACTGAACGGTgttgtttaataaaaattaaacacaggACAACATACTGCAGTGAGTATTTTCTTACTTGGTCCTGTGTATAACTAAATATCACCAGAAACCACATG comes from Anser cygnoides isolate HZ-2024a breed goose chromosome 1, Taihu_goose_T2T_genome, whole genome shotgun sequence and encodes:
- the ABHD10 gene encoding palmitoyl-protein thioesterase ABHD10, mitochondrial, with translation MAAMGAARGLRGAGGLWQPLRAAPGLAVCRQKSSVSFLTRPDRPNLAYHRLKGRNPGVIFLPGFNSNMNGQKATALEDFCSSLGHAFVRFDYTGCGSSSGNFEECTIGKWRKDVLCILDELTDGPQILVGSSLGGWLMLHAAIARPDKVAALVGVAVAADHVVTTFKRLPIETQKEIEEKGEWKFPTKYNEEGYYSVTYDFIKEAENHCLLNGPIPIICPVRLIHGMKDSDVPWQISMQVADRILSKDVDVILRKTGQHRMSEKEDTKLLVNTVDDLIDKLSTLV